GACTTAACTGTTATTTTGCCCATACACAATTTTTGTATTCCATGCTAACTTTAGAACTGACCCTCCACCCCCAAAGATACAACACTACTGTGGTGTGTTATACTgagagcattattttttaaaaaaagtttgaaaattaagTTAGTGACAAATCCAGTGAACTCAGAAacaaataaggaaggaaaaaaaacttcCAAATGATTACTTTCCCCATATTCTATTCTCCCTAGGGATAAtccaaaaagaaatgacaaaggtTAATGACAAAtgacaaaggaaacaaatgatATAAAATCGGGTAGATATTCACATGACATGTAATTATAGTAATAAAATAAGTACTAGGCAAATAATATGCAATGATGGTCATCAGATATAAACCTATCATTTCTGTTAATCAAAatctaaaattctgtttttttgtCTGAGGAGACAAGGTATAAATCAATACAGATACCTCCTCCTTAGGATTAATTTGCTTACAATCACATATGAACCAATATATTTTGATGTCAAATATTCACAATCAACAGGTTAAAAATCCCCTACAGACAAAAAAATCTTTAGCTGTTTCAGGAATAAAATAGTTACTATGAGCTCTTCTTCTACTGCTATGACTGTGTGGACTTCAGTTCAGATGCTGAGCCAAACATTTTAAGTCAGTGGGCTATTCAAAAAAAGGAATCATATACTCTGACTCTAATTGCTAAAATGGAATGCTGGATTATGAGAATGAGTTTTCTAACTTATCAACAAGTTATAAGgggataacttttaaaaaaaaaagcacctcagGTTATCTGCATGAACTCTAAAGCAAGCAAACtgaaattttcttattaaaaaggcGTTTCTTACTGAAAAGGGCCCATCCTCATACTTAAATTTCCCATGGCTACATCAGAAATTCTTTCACTTACCAGAAAGACCTGGTTGGCACTTTCACTGAGAGTTGAGTCATCTGGGCTGTCAACAGGTGTCTGACGTGTAAACTTTGAATCAAACTGACTCACATCCTCTTCAGATtgctttataaaaaacaaaatgattagAAAATGGTGAACAGACTACATTATACATATCAATCAAATGCATTACACACATTAGAGAAGGCGCTAGATAGACCTCTTTTCTCAGGGTTTGACTGTAATAAAGTAGCAAAATAGCCTTAGCAGGCacagattgaaaaataaatacaggtgGAAAGTATCAAAGGTCAAACTACATCTTTAGTACACAGTTATCATTCCTATTAAAAATCTGAATATCTTCCCTTCTCACAAAGCTTCAGTGTGGCTAGCCCACTGGTGAAATCCCTTTTTAGAGACAATTTGCGCAGTTGGCAAATTTGTAATAAACTTGAAGCAGAGTTTAAACACAAAGCACATAATATGCTCTAGTTAAAGTTTCTTCCCATACcatatttcattcctttaaatTTCTCAAGGAGCAAAAGTAATATTCTACTCTGCATGAGTATATTTTCTTGTGGAGGAATATTATCACCCAGATCTAACCACCagatctgtttctttaatttcctctCTCTGGTACAACACCAGACCATGTGGTTGTGTGAAAAGAACCCAGCAAccgggactttcctggcagtccagttaagactccaagcttccactgcagggggcacaagttccatccccagttggggaactaagatcccgcatgctgcgtggcccAAAAAAAAGAACTCAGGAACCTATACAAAGAAGCACCCAGTGTCTAAAGATGGGAAAAACTGaacatcaataaaaataactgCAATGAATTGAAACACAAATATGTTAAACAGCATGAGTTcataattatactaaaaaaaaaaatcacacaattcATTGGTCAATTTTGGAAGATGTTAGGGAACTAATTCATTATTTTGCAAACTGGGAAAGAaacatttatcctgcctttcctgtATAAACTGCATCTCAGGTAACCAAACAACTGATACAAGAGTATCTTTTCACAGAACAATTCCACCtaataaataaagaatgaataacAGTATTAGAGTAAGGCAATTTTGCAAACCCCTAATGAAATCTTGGAACTAGGCTATAGATTCTCAACCTTAGCTCTTCTGACATTTTGGGCCTGATGATTCTTGCTGTAGGATgttgtcctgtgcattataggatgtttagcagcatttctGGCCTCTATCCCCTAAGTACCAGTAGCACTCCTCCCTAAGTTGTGACAACTTGTCTCTGACCTTGCCAAATCAAccctggctgagaaccactgatatagGCAATAATCAATGaccactaacattttttttttaactgtaagtATACATATCTTCTGATCAAAATATATAGTACCAAAAGTTTAATGTGAATCAGATCTAAACTAAACCTAAACTACCAGTTTCCAGAAATACAAGGAACAGATGAACATGGCTGAGGACAACATGGGGTTAAAATCAGCAAAATCAAAATGTGAGGAACCCTACAGGACAAATGGTCCAGTTTCTTCATTAAGTCCTCAAAGGAGGAATTGAGAGAGGATATCTATAGATGGAGAGACCTAAGAGACATAGTAACCAAACTACATACGTCTTGATTGAATCCTTATTGAAACaaaccaacaggaaaaaaaagaaacaattgggGAAACTGTCGTCTTTTTAGTTGTGATGATAGCACGGTGGTTATGTTTACGTTTAAACAAGATgacttaataatttttgaagctGGATAGTTGGTATATGAGGGTTAATTATCCTTACAGTTATGTACGTTGAAATTTTAAAGCAAGTCACCTTGTGCTCCAGGACcaaataatcatcatcattatcctattccttctcctccaccatcatctcaagaaatagaaaaagaaactatcTTTTCTCAAATTTTGATGGGAAAAAGACAAGAACTAATACGCTAACTCATTTACTCATAAACATATTGTTATGGTTTGAACTATGTCCCTCCAACAGTCATATaatgaagttctaacccccagtacctcagaatgtgaccttatttggaatgaAGGCcattacagatgtaattagttaagataaggtcatactggagtagggagGGATCCTAacccaatgtgactggtgtccttacaaaaaagggaaaatatggaCACAGATCTACACACAAGGAGAACGCCACATGAACATGAAGGCAGAGCTAGGATGATGtgcctacaagccaaggaatgccaaagattgccagcaaaccaccaaaaGCTAGGGGAGAGGCATGAAACACTCTCTCACAGCCTTCAGAAGtgaccaaccctgccgacaccttgatcccGAACTTCTAGCCTCTATAACTGTGacataataaatttctgtttaagccacctagtttgtgatactttgttatagaAAAGCAAATTCAAAACAGGGTTGggttaagcaaaacaaaacaaagcaaaaaaacacaaaagtccTAAGTACTTGAGATATTTAATCATCTTAGGCAACCGACTTTAAACTAGTTAATATAGCCATCAATTGCTGCTGGCAGTAGTTCCTGAAAAGACTGCACagagggacttcccgggtggcgcagtgggtagGACTCTGCAGTCCCAATgtaggggacctgggttcgatccctggtcagggaactagatcccacatgcatgccacaactaagagttcgcatgccacaactaaggagacgcCTGCCGCAACTCTGGAGCCCGCctcctgcaactaagacccggtgcaaccaaataaataaattaattaaaaaaaaaactgcacagAATAAAGATTCTGAAGAGAGGATAGACCAAAGTTTTTGaactattaataaatataaatgtttcttaCTGGTCTGATATTTTCTTATTGTAAAAAAGTGCCAGGTCCCTCAGATTATATGCTTTCATGAATACATACCAACAGAGGTTTAAAGGGGGGCTCTACCTTCCGAGCCAGCAGTTCTTCCCAGTTAATATGTCTGAAGAATGGATGAGCCTGgggaagaacaaaacaaaagagcaGGAAGAAAGGTTAAGGGGAACAGACTTCACTGGACTGACAAATTAACAGCCTATTTGAAGTTACCAATCACAAAATAAGCTATACTTATAAGCAACTACATATAACCttcacaaatacataaaatagcATTATCTTCCCCACAAACCACCAAACATGCCAATCCCTACTTGAACTTCTCCAGCGTCCCCAGGACCAGCTCCAAGACGAGAAGCAGCATTTCTTTTCAGCAGCTTTagggaggaaaagaaacacaGTGATGAACCTTACCTAGTcaaattgattatttttctttatagaattTGCATGTGTATTTTGCCTTGCAAATGTATGATTTATTAATTACTTCTAAATATTGtttgggaataaaaagaaaatctttaaacaaATTTGTCCTTTGCCTGCAAAAACTGTAGGCTTTTTTGTCAACACCTGTGTATGATTCTGTAGTCAAAATGTATATTCAGTTCTATCTATTTGAATCCTAGTAGTTGAAGCTTATGATTTGAGTGCCTATTTTAGAACCCTACCTTTTTAAGCAGATCTCTGGCTTCTTGTGTGAGGTAGGGAGGCAAATTGAGTTTACATTTGAGGATTTTgtcaattgttttctttctattctccCCAGTGAACGGGGGCTAAGAGTGGAAGAGAGTGAGAAAAATTAGCAtagaaaaaatcaaattttaaataacagaattatCCATTTCCTGAATTAGTTACGCATAGAGATCAGAAATGTATGCTGTGATATAGGATGACTGCTAAAGACCTGTAGTTTTTGAGCAACGGCACAGAGACAATAGCAAGGTCCTGGAAGGAACTGGGTTGCCACCATTAACTTGGTGTGATAATGGGTGAGCCATTTGATTTTATGCTTCActttctccatttataaaataagggcAGTATCTGTTTTATCTCTATTTCACAGGACCACAGGCCATGACATAGATCatctaaatgaaaatatttataaaagtacaGAGGCCCATAATACTACTAATAAAGCATCAGTAgtgttagattttttaaaaataacttcattgGTAACATTTTCAAAAAGCACAGGAAAGCTCTCTTGCTGTAATGACTTAACAACTACTCAGCACAGACCATAATACATGCAGCTTTTAACTGTGCACCTACTGCTCCAGTCAGCATGTCATACATTAATGCTCCCAGACTCCACCAATCCACAGCACGATTGTGGCCACTTCTCATCAAGATTTCAGGGGCcctataaagagaaaaataatatgccTAAAACATCCATTATTTGCCTATCatctgaattaaaatttttaaaacaaacagaaccaAGTGCTGCTACAGAAAATTTAGCACACTATTATTTAAAACAGGTAAAAGTTAGCTATTATCCCCAAACCAGTAATATTTCTTTGAACATGCAGCTCACATGTATTCTATTGTTCCACAAAATGTGTGTGTGACTGTTCCGTCATGAATAGATTCTTTGCATAGTCCAAAATCTGTTAGTTTCACATGACCTACAATGAAAGATTATAAATGGTTATTCTGAGAATTCTATGTGCAATATTTGAATGTATCATACAAGACAATAATCTATCCTTCCATTTTACTTTTTCtgccttaaatttattttttgagacaTCAAGAACTAGCAAGGTTCCATCCATAAATGGGATGCTAAATAACCCTTTAAGGGTAGGGCAAAATTATCtttgccggggcttccctggtggccagtggttaagaatccgcctgtcaatgcaggagacatgggttcaagccctggtcccagaagataccacatgccgcggagcaactaagcccatgcaccacaactactgagcctgcactctagagccgacgagccacaactactgagcccgcgtgccacaactactgaagcccatgtgcctagagcccatgctccgcaacaacagaagccaccgcaatgagaagcccgcgcaccgcaatgaagaataggccccgcttgccacaactagagaaagcctgtgcgcagcaacgaacacccaaagcagccaaaaaaaaaaaaaaattatctttgccAATGATATAATCTATCTAGTAAAGGTAAAACGAAGATGAGAAAAAGGTGAAAAACAGCTTGTCTAAGGCTCTAGCTTTACCTATACCAAGAATCCTTTACCATCCTGAGCAAGTAAGTCCTGCGAAAACTTGATGAAGTCTGGATTATGTACACAGAACATAAAAAAGATCTTCTGCATGTTAAACAAAGGTGTGACACTGTACTTCAAACATATAGCTCTTATCACCACGAACTGTGACCTGACAGTTCTTAAAACAGTCTTAGTCACTATAATAAGTTAGCTTATTCTGCCAATGCAgtttggaaaaagaaatgaaactgctaTATGGCATAGAACCATCATCTTTgatccagaaagtgaaaaactCATCACCTTACACAAAGAACATCTCAGTTCAAGTTTAGCTTTAATGAACTGTCATTAGCTATCCAGTGGTTCAGCAACCCCAGGGACCCTACTGTTCCAAGTTTATTTcgagaaaagaaaaggcaatggACTATTAACTCAAATGTAGGTGTGTACTTTACTCTGACACAGAAGAAATGTGACCTTTATTTTCACAGAGCCACCTGATACACTCAGGTTATGGATCAAAGAAGTTAACTAGTCACTTCCCTATCCTATTCCTTGCCTTAGAATTCACAATCAGAATCTAAATTTGTGGCAGTGGGGGCAGAACTGGGAGACAGAGAGATACATAGATACCCGTGATGTATGTGGTTAAgtacatttctccaaaaaaaaaaaaaaaaaaaaagggaaaagaaaggaaagcaagaaaCCCCCCACTATCTGAAACACTTATTCTGGCATCAGTTGTCCATAAACCATTTTCTGTACAAGAATTTAAAACCATTAACTACCTCTTGCATCATTCGATAGACATCTAAGGATCAGCAGCTGCCACCAGCCCCCAGATACCCGAGTTGGTTGGTTGCTCCTTTGGGATGTGAGTGAATTGCCAAGTCTAGCCAGCCCAGATTACTCTCACATAAGTTGAACTGTCTGTAGCAGCATGCAGTAATGATCAAGGCTCACTTTGCTCTAGCTATAGCTGCACAGAATATTAATTAGTCtgtctgatttttatgtttgttgttgttgcagaCAGCAAGAATAAACTGATGCCTACTAAACATTTTACCTCCAAAGTTATATCAAATATTTTGGTTCAATTCTAATCCTTTCCTTTTTTAGAGcattaataaaatttatcataAAAAATATTGCTTCTAATACTTATGTATTTCATCAGTAAAGAAAACTCAATTTATAAAGTTAAGATTCACTTTCCAATTTAAGGAACCAACCAAAATTAGTATTTGGACTGGCTTCTGGCTCACCACACTTTATGTAAGGATTTCAAAAGAATGACAAGCTATAAAGAGTAAGGATTAAACCAGAAAAGGTAGTTGTGGCCAGTTATCCTCAATTCTCTTTCAATCTCATCAACCATAAGTACAAGTATCATATGATGCTATAAATTCTGAGGGAGGAATGTATAATAACTGACGCATAAATATGGGGCTTTGAAAATGACCATGACCTGTGTGGGAAGATTTTAAGATGATTATTTACTATAGAATTGTTTACAGTATATCTCCACCTTGGTGATTAAGCATGATATTCTCCGGCTTCAGGTCTCTGTAGATGATCCCCTTTTGATGTAAATGCCCCAAAGCCATGGAGATTTCTGCCAAGTAAAAGCTGGAAACAAAagtgatttaataaaattaaaaagagtaaTCTACTCAAAGCAGTTTATGTATGGAGcaaaattccttgaaagaaatAGACATGCACCAAAGACCAAATtagtgggagtgggggtgggtatGGGGAAAAGAGATGGCATAGGATGCTGCCAAAAGGCATGGAGACATTTACGTTTCACTCATTTAGtgaaactataaaatgttttatttcatcaTTAGAACATACTGCTAAAATTGCAAAGAAGTCCAGAATATGCCAAACTGTCACTGGTCGTGTTTTGTTCTGTCTATGTAGGAACTAGGCCAATAGTCATCCAGATCAAAgcactcccacccacccccaatttTTAAATACCATAGGAAACAGGAACTTTGTTATTCTCAGAGATCAAGTCTTAGTTTCAAAAATACCTTATAACCTGACCCTTAGAAGCCCACGCATCCCTTACTTAATACAGCTGCATATTTATATACAGCTCATGCCCACAGTATCTGCCCTCCCTCTTGCCAGCCAGCCCACAACTATAAACTGTGTGACACTCAAATTTATCTACCTCAAAAGAATAAAGGGCTGAGTCAACCCTGTCTGGATTCGAAAAGCACAAGGCACTGCAATACTGGCTGCATAACAATGTTGCAATCCTGCAGATTACTCCAGGATGGAGAGGGTGTGTCCTAGAGGACTGAGGCAGTTTCACAGCCAGCAGGACCACAAACACAGCCTCCAACATGGCTCAGAGAGCCTCCTCCAAAAAAGGGCACTTCATCCCTAAGGCTCTTAAGTGCAGCTTCTGTGTTAGAAAAGGCCTGAAATTAAACAATGGAATGCAGTTTGGTAATTAAGGTAGAAAAAACATTTAAGTGTTTTCTATTCAATTAATGTGTAGGATAAACTGATTTATTGTTACCCAATTCTGTCATCTCACAAAAGGGTGTGTATATTTCTAATTTGAAGCAGATGCCATCTTAAGAAATATGAGGGTAGATCCCATCCTGGCCGTTGAATCAATCCACAGATGATAATGTGCAGGCTTATCACCTCCCTAAGACTGCACCTTGGGAACTGGAAAGTCTACAAAAAGAGGAGATGATTTCTGATACTTTCCATTGCTCCACACATAAAGTTTCACTGGAAAACCACACTCACCCAGAGCCAAGGCAGGCAGCTTACCAATTCAAGGAAAGAAAGCCCCAGTGAGAATGGTTCTGTTAGGAACTGGTGTGAAGAACGTTCCACCCAAAGCCTGGGGGCAAAGGAATGATGTGACCTCCAATAGCTGCCAAGTCCCAAAGCTGCTTCTCCCTCTTAGAGTCCTGAGTGACCAACTGGCTCCAGAACAATTTATTGAATCATCTGGCTGCCCGCAGTGGGACCAggattttgcttttaattatatGAATTATTACCTGAATCTATACAACCACAAAAATTTCACTTACCAGGCTGTGTCTTCCATAAATATTCCTTCTCTTTCTAACTGCATAAATAATTCTCCTcctgtaaagaaaagaaaaagacattagaaacaaaacaatcttttttttccaaCAATCCATTTCTAATGAGAGGGTTTGTGCTTTCCTTTTAGCCATAATTAAAAGACAtcaaccctttaaaaataaaaaagagatccTAAAAATTACAGGTTTAAAACTAAGTCCTCAGGATTCCATTTTTAGCAGTGTTCTTATTCTTATGTGAAATATACAAGTTTTGGAATTCTAGGTTTTACATCTATAAActtcaaaatatttacagattcCAGACCtgcggttaaaaaaaaaatcttgattaaaGCTTCTCTAACATTTTACCGGCATACAGAAAAATGTTAGTATGTAATTAAACCATCCTTGCAAATTAGTGAATGCCCATATTCCACATTTTTAGAACTCTTAAACTGCATGAATTTGGCAATGTCCTTGTAAATAGTATGGCACTatttgaatatcaaaataaacaaTGATAATAAAGTGTGATATCCTACTGAAAAATCTTAGAATCCATGAGTCCACAATGATGTAAATCAGTGAATAGATAAATGGAAAGCTCTTCGTTACAGCAGAAGGCCAATAATAAATGAAGAAGCCATGACGGAATAAGAAAAATCACCTGGCAATCATCATAGTTAATTGTTTCAGGCAAgaatcaatggatgctaaaactgtATGTGAAAGCTTGATGAGAGAtgagatatttaaataatttcaaagtatCTCCTCAAGATACTTactaattacaaaaggaaaatttcaccagaaaaaaaaaactggcagacATCACCTTATACatatgatcaaagttaacatcaacaGTAATGGAACAAAGATACAAATATCATGTACCTCTTGCTCTGATACACAGAGAAGGATACAATGTCACTTCGATGGTCCTcccaaaaatgcataacctgaatctaatcctGAGGAAACACCATATAAGCCCAAATTGATGCATTCTACAAAGTAACTAGActgtacttttcaaaaatgtcaaggtcatgaaagacaaagaaagactgaggaactgttccagattaaaggaaactGAGAGAGATTATTGTATTAATGTTAATATCCTATTTTGATAATTTTAGTACAGTTATGTAAGATACTGTCgttaatttcagaaaaatatacattgaagtatttaggggtaaagggaAATCATGTCTGTGACACTCTCTTAAatagttcaggaaaaaaattatgaatatatatacacatatatgtgtgtatatatacatctatatacacacgtacatatacagagagggagagaaagagaatgatgaAACAAAACAATGTGGTAAAATGATAACACTTGGGGAATCTAGGTGAAGAGTACTTGGGAATTCTTTGTCCTGTTCTTACAACTTTTTTGTGGAAATCTGAAACTATGTTAAAATAAAggtacaagaaaaaaacaacagtcACAAAAAAGTGACTAAACTCTGCAACTTTCTGTTCCATGTTACAGGCTATTGTGAAATCTGTTTTTCAGAAAACTCAAGTGTTTGCTGGAAATAGATACCTGTGATCTTGAAATGCTATGGGGTGCCACAAATTCCTAGGAGGGGGTAAGCCCTGGGAATGGTGGGTGATTTCCAATGTAAACTGCAAAATCTATCAATAAGACTACATTAAACAAAAAACT
This Balaenoptera acutorostrata chromosome 20, mBalAcu1.1, whole genome shotgun sequence DNA region includes the following protein-coding sequences:
- the RPS6KB1 gene encoding ribosomal protein S6 kinase beta-1 isoform X3, whose amino-acid sequence is MRRRRRRDGFYPAPDFRDREAEDMAGVFDIDLDQPEDAGSEDELEEGGQLNESMDHGGVGPYELGMEHCEKFEISETSVNRGPEKIRPECFELLRVLGKGGYGKVFQVRKVTGANTGKIFAMKVLKKAMIVRNAKDTAHTKAERNILEEVKHPFIVDLIYAFQTGGKLYLILEYLSGGELFMQLEREGIFMEDTACFYLAEISMALGHLHQKGIIYRDLKPENIMLNHQGHVKLTDFGLCKESIHDGTVTHTFCGTIEYMAPEILMRSGHNRAVDWWSLGALMYDMLTGAPPFTGENRKKTIDKILKCKLNLPPYLTQEARDLLKKLLKRNAASRLGAGPGDAGEVQAHPFFRHINWEELLARKVEPPFKPLLQSEEDVSQFDSKFTRQTPVDSPDDSTLSESANQVFLGFTYVAPSVLESVKEKFSFEPKIRSPRRFIGSPRTPVSTVMC